Proteins encoded within one genomic window of Jiangella mangrovi:
- a CDS encoding FMN-dependent NADH-azoreductase → MSSLLHLSASPRGTASESLDLANDFVAAYREAHPDHAVTRWDLWDGTLPEFGPTAAHAKMAVFGGQDLDAAQREVWQHVTAAFARFDAADHYLFSVPMWNHGVPYVLKQFIDVVSQPGLVFAFDPADGYRGLLRGKKAVIVYTSAVYAPGRGPAFGADFQTSYLEGWLRWAGVDDVRTIELRPDATTGDVAAGRATARRQARAVAAGL, encoded by the coding sequence ATGTCGTCCCTGCTGCATCTCTCCGCCTCGCCCCGCGGCACCGCCTCGGAATCGCTGGACCTGGCGAACGACTTCGTCGCCGCCTACCGGGAGGCCCACCCGGACCACGCCGTCACCCGGTGGGACCTGTGGGACGGCACGCTGCCGGAGTTCGGCCCGACGGCGGCGCACGCCAAGATGGCGGTTTTCGGCGGGCAGGACCTCGACGCCGCGCAGCGCGAGGTGTGGCAGCACGTCACAGCCGCGTTCGCCCGCTTCGACGCCGCCGACCACTACCTGTTCAGTGTCCCGATGTGGAACCACGGCGTGCCGTACGTGCTCAAGCAGTTCATCGACGTCGTGAGCCAGCCCGGCCTGGTGTTCGCGTTCGACCCGGCCGACGGCTACCGGGGACTGCTGCGCGGCAAGAAGGCGGTCATCGTCTACACGAGCGCCGTGTACGCGCCCGGCCGCGGCCCGGCGTTCGGTGCGGACTTCCAGACCTCGTACCTGGAGGGCTGGCTGCGCTGGGCCGGCGTGGACGACGTCCGGACGATCGAGCTGCGGCCCGACGCGACGACGGGCGACGTGGCCGCCGGGCGGGCCACCGCGAGACGGCAGGCGCGCGCCGTCGCCGCCGGGCTGTGA
- the araA gene encoding L-arabinose isomerase has protein sequence MDDVFGQREVWFLTGSQGLYGEDTLRQVAEQSQEVARALDEAGDIPVRVVWKPVLTSADAIRRVALEANADDSCVGLIAWMHTFSPAKMWIAGLDALRTPLLHLHTQANRSLPWAELDMDFMNLNQAAHGDREFGYIQARLGVARSTVAGHVSDPGVVSRVADWVRAAIGYTEVHQLKLARFGDNMRDVAVTEGDKVEAQLRLGVSVNTYGVNDLVAVVDDASDAEVDALAAEYEDTYALAPELRKDGDRHESLRYAARIEAGLRSFLTQGGFRAFTTNFEDLGGLRQLPGLAVQRLMADGYGFGGEGDWKTSVMVRTLKTMAAGLPGGTSFMEDYTYHFGPGEPKILGAHMLEVCPSIAGATPSCEIHPLGIGNREDPVRLVFDAAPGPAVVVGLADVGDRFRLVANEIDVVPPDEPLPNLPVARAVWKPRPSLSTSAEAWLTAGGPHHTVLSQAIGSDVLSLFADMVRTELLVIDADTTARQFRNELRWNQAYHRLAQGF, from the coding sequence ATGGACGACGTGTTCGGTCAGCGCGAAGTCTGGTTCCTGACCGGTAGTCAGGGGCTGTACGGCGAGGACACGCTGCGACAGGTGGCCGAGCAGTCTCAGGAGGTCGCCCGCGCCCTCGACGAGGCCGGCGACATCCCAGTGCGCGTGGTGTGGAAGCCGGTGCTCACCTCGGCCGACGCGATCCGCCGCGTCGCGCTCGAGGCCAACGCGGACGACTCCTGCGTCGGGCTGATCGCCTGGATGCACACGTTCTCGCCGGCGAAGATGTGGATCGCCGGCCTCGACGCGCTGCGCACGCCGCTGCTGCACCTGCACACGCAGGCGAACCGGTCGCTGCCGTGGGCCGAGCTCGACATGGACTTCATGAACCTCAACCAGGCCGCGCACGGCGACCGCGAGTTCGGCTACATCCAGGCCCGGCTCGGTGTCGCCCGCTCGACCGTCGCCGGCCACGTCAGCGACCCCGGCGTGGTGAGCCGCGTGGCCGACTGGGTGCGCGCCGCCATCGGCTACACCGAGGTGCACCAGCTGAAGCTCGCACGCTTCGGCGACAACATGCGCGACGTCGCCGTCACCGAGGGCGACAAGGTCGAGGCGCAGCTGCGCCTCGGCGTCTCCGTCAACACCTACGGCGTCAACGACCTCGTGGCGGTGGTCGACGACGCCAGCGACGCCGAGGTCGACGCGCTGGCCGCCGAGTACGAGGACACCTACGCCCTCGCGCCGGAGCTGCGCAAAGACGGCGACCGGCACGAGTCGCTGCGCTACGCCGCGCGCATCGAGGCCGGCCTGCGCTCGTTCCTGACGCAGGGCGGGTTCCGGGCCTTCACCACGAACTTCGAGGACCTCGGCGGGCTGCGCCAGCTCCCCGGCCTCGCGGTCCAGCGGCTCATGGCCGACGGCTACGGCTTCGGCGGCGAGGGCGACTGGAAGACGTCGGTCATGGTCCGGACGCTCAAGACCATGGCCGCCGGGCTGCCGGGCGGCACGTCGTTCATGGAGGACTACACGTACCACTTCGGGCCGGGCGAGCCGAAGATCCTCGGGGCGCACATGCTCGAGGTCTGCCCGTCCATCGCCGGGGCGACGCCGTCGTGCGAGATCCATCCGCTGGGCATCGGCAACCGCGAGGACCCGGTCCGGCTGGTGTTCGACGCCGCCCCCGGCCCGGCCGTCGTGGTCGGGCTGGCCGACGTCGGCGACCGGTTCCGGCTGGTCGCCAACGAGATCGACGTCGTGCCGCCGGACGAGCCGCTGCCGAACCTGCCGGTGGCGCGCGCCGTCTGGAAGCCTCGGCCGAGCCTGTCGACGTCAGCGGAGGCCTGGCTGACCGCCGGCGGCCCGCACCACACCGTCCTGTCGCAGGCGATCGGCTCGGACGTGCTGTCCCTTTTCGCCGACATGGTCCGCACCGAGCTGCTGGTCATCGACGCCGACACGACGGCCCGTCAGTTCCGCAACGAGCTGCGCTGGAACCAGGCCTACCACCGGCTGGCCCAGGGCTTCTGA
- a CDS encoding L-ribulose-5-phosphate 4-epimerase, with product MTLAFAELRRKVCDLHAELTRNQLVTWTSGNVSGRVPGEDLFVIKASGVSYDELTPEAIVVCDLDGKLVDGELSSSSDTDAHAYVYRNLPEVGGQVHTHSTYATAWAARAEPIPCVLTAMADEFGGEIPVGPFALIGDDSIGRGIVETLTGHRSPAVLMQNHGVFTIGKDARAAVKAAVMCEDVARTVHIARQLGEPLPIPAEDIDRLYDRYQNVYGQ from the coding sequence ATGACGCTCGCGTTCGCGGAGCTGCGCCGCAAGGTCTGCGACCTGCACGCGGAGCTGACCCGCAACCAGCTGGTCACCTGGACCTCGGGCAACGTGTCCGGCCGGGTGCCGGGCGAGGACCTGTTCGTCATCAAGGCGTCCGGTGTGAGCTACGACGAGCTCACACCGGAGGCGATCGTCGTCTGCGACCTCGACGGCAAGCTCGTCGACGGCGAGCTGTCGTCGTCGAGCGACACCGACGCGCACGCCTACGTCTACCGGAACCTGCCGGAGGTCGGCGGTCAGGTGCACACGCACTCGACCTACGCGACGGCGTGGGCGGCGCGGGCCGAGCCGATCCCGTGCGTCCTGACGGCCATGGCCGACGAGTTCGGCGGCGAGATCCCGGTCGGCCCGTTCGCCCTCATCGGCGACGACTCCATCGGCCGCGGCATCGTCGAGACCCTGACGGGGCACCGCTCGCCCGCGGTGCTCATGCAGAATCACGGCGTCTTCACCATCGGCAAGGACGCCCGCGCGGCCGTCAAGGCGGCCGTGATGTGCGAGGACGTGGCCAGGACGGTGCACATCGCCCGGCAGCTCGGCGAACCTCTGCCGATCCCGGCCGAGGACATCGACCGGCTGTACGACCGGTACCAGAACGTCTACGGGCAGTGA
- the araB gene encoding ribulokinase encodes MSDNNGDAVVVGVDYGTLSGRAVVVRVSDGAELGSAVHAYTHGVVDRELPGTGERLPPDWALQVPSDYIDVLKTAVPQAVAEAGVDPANVIGIATDFTACTMVPTLADGTPLNELPQFAGRKHAYIKLWKHHAAQSHADRINTLAAERGESWLPRYGGLISSEWEFAKGLQLLEEDPEVYAATERWVEAADWIVWQLCGTYVRNACTAGYKGIRQDGGYPSREFLAALNPEFAGFVEDKLDQPIGQLGDRAGGLTAQAAQWTGLPEGIAVAVGNVDAHVTAPAAQAVEPGQMVAIMGTSTCHVMNGDVLREVPGMCGVVDGGIIAGLQGYEAGQSGVGDIFGWFVDSSVPASYAAEAAQRGQSVHDYLTELAAAQQVGEHGLIALDWQSGNRSVLVDHELSGVVVGQTLATKPEDVYRALIEATAFGTRTIIDTFNASGVEVTELIIAGGLLKNRLIMQIYADVTGLALSVIGSEQGPALGSAIHAAVAAGAYPDVRAGAAAMGNVERGVFQPDPDRAKAYDALYAEYVTLHDYFGRGGNDVMHRLRAIKRAAVAR; translated from the coding sequence GTGAGCGATAACAACGGCGACGCGGTGGTCGTCGGCGTCGACTACGGAACGCTGTCCGGACGGGCCGTGGTGGTCCGCGTCTCCGACGGCGCGGAGCTCGGCAGCGCCGTCCACGCGTACACACACGGCGTCGTCGACCGCGAGCTGCCCGGCACCGGCGAGCGGCTGCCACCGGACTGGGCGCTGCAGGTCCCGTCGGACTACATCGACGTGCTGAAGACGGCGGTCCCGCAGGCCGTGGCCGAGGCCGGCGTCGACCCGGCGAACGTCATCGGCATCGCCACCGACTTCACCGCCTGCACCATGGTCCCGACGCTGGCCGACGGCACGCCGCTGAACGAGCTACCGCAGTTCGCCGGTCGCAAGCACGCCTACATCAAGCTGTGGAAGCACCACGCCGCCCAGTCGCACGCCGACCGCATCAACACGCTGGCGGCCGAGCGCGGCGAGTCCTGGCTGCCGCGCTACGGCGGGCTGATCTCCTCGGAGTGGGAGTTCGCCAAGGGCCTGCAGCTGCTCGAGGAAGACCCGGAGGTCTACGCGGCCACCGAGCGCTGGGTCGAGGCCGCCGACTGGATCGTCTGGCAGCTCTGCGGCACCTATGTCCGCAACGCCTGCACCGCCGGCTACAAGGGCATCCGTCAGGACGGCGGCTACCCGTCGCGCGAGTTCCTGGCCGCGCTGAACCCGGAGTTCGCCGGGTTCGTCGAGGACAAGCTGGACCAGCCCATCGGCCAGCTCGGCGACCGCGCCGGCGGGCTGACGGCGCAGGCCGCGCAGTGGACCGGGCTGCCCGAGGGCATCGCCGTCGCCGTCGGCAACGTCGACGCGCACGTGACGGCGCCGGCCGCCCAGGCGGTCGAGCCGGGCCAGATGGTCGCGATCATGGGCACGTCGACCTGCCACGTCATGAACGGCGACGTGCTGCGCGAGGTGCCGGGCATGTGTGGCGTCGTCGACGGCGGCATCATCGCCGGGCTGCAGGGCTACGAGGCCGGGCAGAGCGGCGTCGGCGACATCTTCGGCTGGTTCGTCGACAGCTCCGTCCCCGCGAGCTACGCCGCCGAGGCCGCCCAGCGCGGCCAGAGCGTCCACGACTACCTCACCGAGCTGGCGGCGGCGCAGCAGGTCGGCGAGCACGGGCTGATCGCGCTGGACTGGCAGAGCGGCAACCGCTCGGTGCTGGTCGACCACGAGCTGTCCGGCGTGGTCGTCGGCCAGACGCTGGCCACGAAGCCCGAGGACGTCTACCGCGCGCTCATCGAGGCGACGGCGTTCGGCACCCGCACCATCATCGACACGTTCAACGCCTCCGGCGTCGAGGTGACCGAGCTGATCATCGCCGGCGGGCTGCTGAAGAACCGGCTGATCATGCAGATCTACGCCGACGTCACCGGGCTGGCGCTCAGCGTCATCGGCTCCGAGCAGGGCCCGGCGCTCGGCTCGGCCATCCACGCCGCGGTCGCGGCGGGCGCCTACCCCGACGTCCGGGCCGGCGCGGCCGCCATGGGCAACGTCGAGCGCGGGGTCTTCCAGCCCGACCCCGACCGCGCGAAGGCCTACGACGCGCTCTACGCCGAGTACGTGACGCTGCACGACTACTTCGGCCGCGGCGGCAACGACGTCATGCACCGGCTCCGGGCGATCAAGCGCGCGGCGGTGGCCCGATGA
- the aat gene encoding leucyl/phenylalanyl-tRNA--protein transferase — MPVEPPPTRWELPSTSGDDDLVAFGADLEPGTLLAAYRNGLFPMPVDQLLGRATDLAWWSPNPRGVLPMGGLKVSRSLRQSTHRFEVRVDTAFHDVIEACADPTRPGAWISDDIRKAYERLHRLGWAHSVEAWTADGRLAGGLYGVAIGGLFAGESMFHARQRWGRDASKVALVALVEIMRAEHPVGRLLDVQWGTRHLASLGVVEIPRPEYLSRLRRALELPLPPAFAERAAHRAH; from the coding sequence GTGCCCGTCGAGCCACCGCCGACGCGATGGGAGCTGCCGAGCACGTCCGGCGACGACGACCTCGTCGCGTTCGGCGCCGATCTCGAGCCGGGGACGCTGCTGGCGGCGTACCGCAACGGCCTGTTCCCCATGCCGGTCGACCAACTTCTCGGCCGCGCCACCGACCTCGCCTGGTGGTCGCCGAACCCGCGCGGCGTGCTGCCCATGGGCGGGCTCAAGGTGTCGCGGTCGCTGCGGCAGTCGACCCACAGGTTCGAGGTGCGCGTCGACACCGCCTTCCACGACGTCATCGAGGCGTGCGCCGACCCCACCCGGCCGGGCGCCTGGATCAGCGACGACATCCGCAAGGCCTACGAGCGGCTGCACCGGCTCGGCTGGGCGCACTCCGTCGAGGCGTGGACCGCCGACGGCCGGTTGGCCGGCGGGCTCTACGGCGTCGCGATCGGCGGGCTGTTCGCGGGCGAGTCGATGTTCCACGCGCGCCAGCGGTGGGGCCGCGACGCCTCCAAGGTCGCCCTCGTCGCGCTGGTCGAGATCATGCGCGCCGAACACCCCGTCGGCCGGCTGCTCGACGTGCAGTGGGGTACGCGCCACCTCGCCAGCCTCGGCGTCGTCGAGATCCCGCGGCCCGAGTACCTCAGCCGGCTGCGCCGCGCCCTCGAGCTGCCGCTCCCCCCGGCGTTCGCCGAACGCGCCGCGCACAGGGCACACTGA
- a CDS encoding Fpg/Nei family DNA glycosylase, translating into MPELPEVEALAAFLREKAVGKTVARVDVAAISVLKTFDPPLTALGGLTVTSVSRHGKFVDLDCDGVHLVIHLARAGWLRWSDALSPKPPKPGSGPLALRVHLDDESGFDLTEAGTRKRLAVYVVRDPADVPGIARLGVDPLSDEFTIDRLQQILTKAGRAQIKGVLRDQAVIAGIGNAYSDEVLHAAKLSPFQPSSALDADGVANLHAVIIDELTTALKRAEGLAAKDLKDSKRTNMRVHGRTGETCPVCGDVVREVSFADSSLQYCATCQTGGKILADRRMSKLLK; encoded by the coding sequence ATGCCGGAACTGCCGGAGGTCGAAGCGCTCGCCGCCTTCCTGCGCGAGAAGGCCGTGGGCAAGACCGTCGCTCGCGTCGACGTCGCCGCCATCAGCGTGCTCAAGACCTTCGACCCGCCCCTCACGGCGCTCGGCGGGCTCACCGTCACCAGCGTGAGCCGCCACGGCAAATTCGTCGACCTCGACTGCGACGGCGTGCACCTCGTCATCCACCTCGCCCGGGCCGGCTGGCTGCGCTGGAGCGACGCGCTCTCGCCGAAGCCGCCCAAGCCGGGCAGCGGGCCGCTCGCGCTGCGCGTCCACCTCGACGACGAGTCCGGCTTCGACCTCACCGAGGCCGGCACCCGCAAGCGGCTGGCGGTCTACGTGGTGCGCGACCCCGCCGACGTGCCCGGCATCGCCCGCCTCGGCGTCGACCCGCTCTCCGACGAGTTCACCATCGACCGCCTGCAGCAGATCCTCACGAAGGCCGGCCGGGCCCAGATCAAGGGCGTCCTGCGCGACCAGGCGGTCATCGCCGGCATCGGCAACGCCTACTCCGACGAGGTGCTGCACGCCGCGAAGCTGTCGCCGTTCCAGCCGTCGTCCGCCCTCGACGCCGACGGCGTGGCGAACCTGCACGCCGTCATCATCGACGAGCTGACGACGGCGCTGAAGCGGGCCGAGGGACTCGCCGCCAAGGACCTCAAGGACAGCAAGCGCACCAACATGCGGGTGCACGGCCGCACGGGCGAGACCTGCCCGGTCTGCGGCGACGTCGTCCGCGAGGTGTCCTTCGCCGACTCCTCGCTGCAGTACTGCGCCACCTGCCAGACCGGCGGCAAGATCCTCGCCGACCGGCGCATGTCCAAGCTGCTCAAGTAA
- a CDS encoding beta-L-arabinofuranosidase domain-containing protein codes for MTIEKPGLSRRTFVRASAIGAAAVATTQAIPGAAAAAAETTGTAADATAATAPYVGAGSNAPVRPFWLHEVKLGTGLLQEKRDRMKAFLQAYDERRFLVLFNQQAGRPNPAGVSNPGGWENGGLLSGHWAGHYMSALAQAYADQGEQVFKTKLDWMVTELAACQAAITARMTAEPEEPEEPEEPVIGRVPGRFGNGLRLNGGSAAEHVRLPQEAVSQLTDFTIATWVNLASTTSWSRIFDFGTGTTVNMFLTARASGGLPRFAITTSGGSGEQLINGTSQIPTGQWVHMAVTLNGTVGTLYVNGAVSGTNTNITLNPTNLGAPGNVWIGRSQYGDPMLNATIDEFHIFDRALSAAEVQSLQDSPAGTTGGGNIAWYRCDETEGSTLLDSSPNGRGAGIVPVPNEDDQELWKPVYPGYVGAIPEDAVIRLAPPRFAVYGGNLNTNVWAPWYTQHKIMRGLLDAYYLTGNQTALDVVTKMANWAHMALTTGDKNHPQYTGPITRSDLNYMWDTYIAGELGGANEIFPEIFALTGDEQHLDTAKLFDNRESLFDAAVEDRDILVLTNPRDYGRRRPNRLHVNMHVPNFTGYLRIFEQSGEQDYFDAAKHFFTWIVPHRMFSHGGTGGDVPGFSSNIEMFQNRDNIANAIAQGGAETCSVYNVSKLGRNLFFHTQDAAYMDHYERALFNQLAGSRGDTTSVSNPQVTYFQPLTPGASKSYSQTGTCCGGTGLEIHTKYQESVYARSADGSALWVNLYVPSTLTWAEKGLVVSQETAFPRQDSTRITIQSGGGLFDLNLRVPAWVERGFTVQINGRPAPIRSAEPGTYSTIRRTWRPGDVIDISMPFSIRIERAIDRPDTQSIMWGPLLMPILGSPGAAGTYRQLSLYKDLKLDGDYSRTAITSAGRSAAGDQLFETHGLGLRPWYVGDTQRHSAYFRRVEPQIVFGSIDSGVPNVKRNDGLPKYDVPVTGIPQPGTDGLTFLDVVWDNAPFKNHGAFVSTVAKTADEFVGLGLLTEDQKDTLVSTAASQAVRAELAV; via the coding sequence ATGACCATCGAGAAGCCAGGCCTGAGCCGCCGTACGTTCGTGCGCGCATCCGCGATCGGCGCGGCCGCGGTCGCCACCACGCAGGCCATCCCGGGTGCCGCTGCCGCAGCGGCGGAGACCACGGGCACGGCCGCCGACGCGACCGCCGCCACCGCCCCCTACGTCGGTGCAGGCAGCAACGCCCCCGTCCGGCCCTTCTGGCTGCATGAGGTCAAGCTGGGCACCGGTCTGCTGCAGGAGAAGCGCGACCGCATGAAGGCGTTTCTGCAGGCGTACGACGAGCGCCGCTTCCTGGTGCTCTTCAACCAGCAGGCCGGCCGGCCGAACCCGGCCGGGGTGTCGAACCCGGGCGGCTGGGAGAACGGCGGCCTGCTGAGCGGGCACTGGGCCGGCCACTACATGAGCGCCCTCGCCCAGGCCTACGCCGACCAGGGCGAGCAGGTCTTCAAGACCAAGCTCGACTGGATGGTCACCGAGCTCGCCGCGTGCCAGGCGGCCATCACCGCCCGCATGACCGCGGAGCCGGAGGAGCCGGAAGAGCCCGAGGAGCCGGTCATCGGCCGGGTGCCGGGCCGGTTCGGCAACGGCCTGCGGCTCAACGGCGGCAGCGCGGCCGAGCACGTGCGGCTGCCCCAGGAGGCGGTCTCGCAGCTCACCGACTTCACGATCGCGACCTGGGTCAACCTCGCCTCAACGACGAGCTGGAGCCGGATCTTCGACTTCGGCACCGGCACCACCGTCAACATGTTCCTGACCGCTCGCGCCTCGGGTGGCCTGCCCCGGTTCGCCATCACGACCAGCGGCGGCAGCGGCGAGCAGCTGATCAACGGCACGTCGCAGATCCCGACCGGCCAGTGGGTGCACATGGCCGTCACCCTGAACGGGACCGTCGGCACGCTCTACGTCAACGGCGCGGTGTCCGGCACCAACACCAACATCACGCTGAACCCGACGAACCTCGGCGCGCCGGGCAACGTCTGGATCGGCCGGTCGCAGTACGGCGACCCCATGCTCAACGCGACCATCGACGAGTTCCACATCTTCGACCGGGCGCTGAGCGCGGCCGAGGTCCAGTCGCTGCAGGACTCGCCGGCGGGCACCACTGGCGGCGGCAACATCGCCTGGTACCGCTGCGACGAGACCGAGGGCTCCACGCTGCTGGACTCCTCGCCGAACGGCCGCGGCGCGGGCATCGTGCCGGTGCCCAACGAGGACGACCAAGAGCTGTGGAAGCCGGTCTACCCGGGCTACGTGGGCGCCATCCCGGAGGACGCCGTCATCCGCCTGGCGCCCCCGCGCTTCGCCGTCTACGGCGGCAACCTCAACACCAACGTCTGGGCGCCATGGTACACGCAGCACAAGATCATGCGCGGCCTGCTGGACGCGTACTACCTGACCGGCAACCAGACCGCGCTCGACGTCGTCACCAAGATGGCGAACTGGGCGCACATGGCCCTCACCACCGGCGACAAGAACCACCCGCAGTACACGGGGCCGATCACCCGCAGCGACCTCAACTACATGTGGGACACCTACATCGCCGGCGAGCTCGGCGGCGCCAACGAGATCTTCCCGGAGATCTTCGCGCTGACCGGTGACGAGCAGCACCTCGACACCGCGAAGCTCTTCGACAACCGCGAGTCGCTGTTCGACGCGGCCGTCGAGGACCGCGACATCCTCGTGCTGACCAACCCGAGGGACTACGGCCGGCGCCGGCCGAACCGGCTGCACGTCAACATGCATGTGCCGAACTTCACCGGTTACCTGCGCATCTTCGAGCAGTCCGGCGAGCAGGACTACTTCGACGCGGCGAAGCACTTCTTCACCTGGATCGTCCCGCACCGGATGTTCAGCCACGGCGGCACCGGCGGCGACGTCCCGGGCTTCAGCTCGAACATCGAGATGTTCCAGAACCGGGACAACATCGCCAACGCGATCGCCCAGGGCGGCGCCGAGACCTGCTCCGTCTACAACGTGTCCAAGCTGGGTCGCAACCTGTTCTTCCACACGCAGGACGCGGCGTACATGGACCACTACGAGCGCGCGCTGTTCAACCAGCTCGCCGGGTCGCGCGGTGACACGACCAGCGTCAGCAACCCGCAGGTGACCTACTTCCAGCCACTGACGCCGGGGGCGAGCAAGTCCTACAGCCAGACCGGCACCTGCTGTGGCGGCACGGGCCTGGAGATCCACACGAAGTACCAGGAGTCCGTCTACGCGAGGTCCGCCGACGGTTCGGCCCTCTGGGTCAACCTGTACGTGCCGTCGACGCTGACCTGGGCCGAGAAGGGTCTCGTCGTCTCGCAGGAGACGGCCTTCCCGCGCCAGGACAGCACGCGGATCACCATCCAGAGCGGCGGCGGCCTGTTCGACCTCAACCTCCGGGTCCCCGCCTGGGTGGAGCGCGGGTTCACCGTGCAGATCAACGGCCGTCCGGCACCGATCCGGTCGGCCGAGCCGGGCACCTACTCGACGATCCGCCGCACCTGGCGGCCCGGGGACGTCATCGACATCTCGATGCCGTTCAGCATCCGGATCGAGCGGGCCATCGACCGGCCGGACACCCAGTCCATCATGTGGGGCCCGCTCCTCATGCCGATCCTCGGCAGCCCGGGTGCCGCCGGCACCTACCGTCAGCTGTCGCTGTACAAGGACCTCAAGCTCGACGGCGACTACTCGCGGACGGCCATCACGTCGGCCGGCCGCAGCGCCGCGGGCGACCAGCTGTTCGAGACGCACGGCCTCGGTCTGCGTCCGTGGTACGTCGGCGACACCCAGCGGCACTCGGCGTACTTCCGCCGCGTCGAGCCGCAGATCGTCTTCGGCAGCATCGACTCCGGTGTGCCGAACGTGAAGCGGAACGACGGGCTGCCGAAGTACGACGTCCCGGTCACCGGCATCCCGCAGCCGGGCACCGACGGCCTGACGTTCCTCGACGTCGTGTGGGACAACGCGCCGTTCAAGAACCACGGCGCGTTCGTCTCGACGGTCGCGAAGACGGCCGACGAGTTCGTCGGCCTCGGCCTGCTGACCGAGGACCAGAAGGACACGCTGGTCTCGACGGCCGCCAGCCAGGCCGTCCGGGCCGAGCTCGCGGTCTGA
- a CDS encoding LacI family DNA-binding transcriptional regulator, whose protein sequence is MTHGTAGRSPVMADVARIAGVSHQTVSRVLNHHPNVRPTTRDRVLAAIQELGYRRNLSARALVTRRTNTLGVVAFDTTLYGPASTLFGLEQAARDAGYFISIVSLKTINRKTVGEALDYLAAQAVDGLIAIAPQVEAAAAVSALEGTVPVVAVEGGEAGGMPVVAVDQMHGAELATQHLLDLGHRTVWHVAGPVDWLEAEGRRDGWRAALESAGAEVPPVVEGDWSPRSGYEAGRHIAAEARAGRATAVFVANDQMALGLLRALHEAGVRVPHDVSIVGFDDIPESEFLTPPLTTVRQDFAEVGHKSIALLLDLIDTGPRTEAERIVVPPALVIRSSTTAPAATA, encoded by the coding sequence ATGACGCATGGGACGGCCGGCCGGAGCCCGGTCATGGCCGACGTCGCGCGGATCGCGGGCGTCTCGCACCAGACGGTGTCCCGCGTCCTCAACCACCACCCCAACGTCCGCCCGACCACCCGCGACCGCGTCCTCGCCGCCATCCAGGAGCTCGGGTACCGGCGCAACCTGTCGGCCCGCGCGCTGGTGACCCGGCGCACCAACACCCTCGGCGTCGTCGCGTTCGACACCACGCTGTACGGGCCGGCCAGCACGCTGTTCGGGCTCGAACAGGCCGCCCGCGACGCCGGCTACTTCATCAGCATCGTCAGCCTCAAGACCATCAACCGCAAGACCGTCGGCGAGGCTCTGGACTACCTCGCCGCACAGGCGGTCGACGGGCTGATCGCCATCGCGCCGCAGGTCGAGGCCGCGGCCGCCGTCTCCGCGCTCGAGGGCACCGTCCCCGTGGTCGCGGTCGAGGGCGGCGAGGCCGGCGGCATGCCCGTCGTCGCCGTCGACCAGATGCACGGCGCCGAGCTGGCCACACAGCACCTGCTCGACCTCGGGCACCGCACCGTCTGGCACGTCGCCGGGCCGGTCGACTGGCTCGAGGCCGAGGGCCGCCGTGACGGCTGGCGGGCTGCGCTTGAGTCCGCCGGGGCCGAGGTCCCGCCGGTCGTCGAGGGCGACTGGAGCCCGCGCTCGGGCTACGAGGCGGGCCGGCACATCGCCGCCGAGGCCCGGGCCGGCCGCGCCACCGCGGTCTTCGTCGCCAACGACCAGATGGCGCTCGGCCTGCTGCGTGCGCTGCACGAGGCCGGCGTCAGGGTGCCGCACGACGTCAGCATCGTCGGCTTCGACGACATCCCGGAGTCGGAGTTCCTCACGCCGCCCCTGACCACGGTGCGCCAGGACTTCGCCGAGGTGGGTCACAAGAGCATCGCGCTGCTGCTCGACCTCATCGACACCGGCCCCCGGACGGAGGCGGAGCGCATCGTCGTCCCGCCGGCACTCGTCATCCGCAGCAGCACGACGGCCCCTGCGGCCACCGCCTGA
- a CDS encoding TetR family transcriptional regulator yields the protein MSSDKTGPRSAYSALVELRSTPPHERADAARNRVAVLDAAARLFAAQGVDGVTMDAVAAAAGVGKGTVFRRFGDKAGLAVALLDERERELQEAILSGPAPLGPGPLSDDGVSPGDRLAAFVDAYLDYALAHLDLLRMSETASPGARYRIGAYRFWHRHVALLLTAAAPGGDAEALAHAVLAPLAAEHLRAVVAELGAERARAAAHTVVAGLLV from the coding sequence GTGTCCAGTGATAAGACCGGACCACGGTCCGCTTATTCCGCGCTGGTCGAGCTGCGCTCCACGCCACCGCACGAGCGGGCCGACGCCGCCCGCAACCGGGTCGCCGTGCTCGACGCGGCCGCCCGGCTCTTCGCGGCCCAGGGCGTCGACGGCGTGACGATGGACGCCGTCGCGGCCGCCGCCGGCGTGGGCAAGGGCACGGTGTTCCGCCGGTTCGGCGACAAGGCCGGGCTGGCGGTCGCCCTGCTGGACGAGCGGGAGCGCGAACTCCAGGAGGCGATCCTGTCCGGCCCGGCGCCGCTCGGCCCCGGCCCCCTGAGCGACGACGGCGTCAGCCCCGGTGACCGCCTGGCCGCCTTCGTGGACGCCTACCTCGACTACGCGCTGGCCCATCTCGACCTGCTGCGGATGTCCGAGACGGCCTCGCCGGGCGCGCGCTACCGGATCGGGGCGTACCGGTTCTGGCATCGGCACGTCGCGCTGCTGCTCACGGCCGCCGCACCCGGCGGCGACGCGGAGGCGCTGGCGCACGCCGTCCTCGCGCCGCTGGCCGCCGAGCACCTGCGCGCGGTCGTGGCCGAGCTCGGCGCCGAGCGTGCCCGGGCCGCAGCGCACACCGTCGTCGCCGGTCTGCTCGTCTAG